CCATTGCTCTTATATATCCTGTTTGAGGCTCTACTGCAACCAGAGCTCCTTCTATCTCTGGCTCCTGCTCAAGGGAAAATTGAATTTCCTTTCCAATTGATTTGATTTTTACCATTATTATATCGCCTGGCTGTAAAATATCTGTAAGACGAAAATTTTTTATAACTTTAGCTTTTCCTGAAGAATCAACAACTTTACTTGCCCATAGAGCATCCTGCAAATTCAGTTTGCCCTTTATGCCTCTTGCCTTAACAATCGCCTGATTTGATGAAACCGATATAACAACTCCTTTTGCAATATCACCAACTGCTGGGCTAAAGGCAGTTTTATCCTCTTTTTCTTCATTATTTTTTATAGAAACCTTACCAATTGGACCTCTCCAGCCAATTCTTTTATCCACATCTCTAAGGCCTTCCTGTAGAGCCCTCTGAGCGGCCCTTTGAGCATTGGGATCAAGGGTTGTATAAACTTTTAAATTACCTTTGTAAATTTTTTCAATATCAAAATGTTCCTCAAGCTGTTTTCTTACATACTCAAGAAAATAGTTGTAATTTTCAGTTGAAATTCTCAATGAACTCAAATGAATGGGCTGTGAAGATGCTCTTTTTCTTTCCTGAGGAGTGATTAATTCTTCCTTTTCCATTCTTTCAAGCACTGTTTCCTGACGCTGTTTTGCTTTTACAAGATCATTGTATGGAGAATATGTATTTGGCGCTCTTATCAATCCTGCCAACAAGGCTGCTTCAGGCAATGTAATAGCATGAACTGATTTTCCGAAATATATTCTAGATGCCATCTCAACTCCATAAGCTCCGTGTCCAAAATATACATTGTTTAGATAGAGTTCAAGTATTTTTTCTTTGCTTAGTTCCTTTTCAATTTTCATTGCAAGATAGGCTTCTTTCAGTTTTCTTGATACGGTTTTCTCTGGAGTAAGAAACATTATTTTTGCCAGCTGTTGGGTTATTGTACTTCCACCTTCTTTAATACTCATATGTAAAATATCAGTAATTAATGCTCTTCCTATACCAATGTAGTCAATTCCTTTATGTTTCCAGAAGCGACTATCCTCAGTAGCAACTACTGCATCTATAAGATGTTTTGGAATT
Above is a genomic segment from Thermodesulfovibrio aggregans containing:
- a CDS encoding penicillin-binding protein 1A produces the protein MKIKFILITVIILLAFLAGAGFALFRDIPSIKDFEKVKPAQGTKVYAEDGTLIGEFKIQKGIYIPLKQIPKHLIDAVVATEDSRFWKHKGIDYIGIGRALITDILHMSIKEGGSTITQQLAKIMFLTPEKTVSRKLKEAYLAMKIEKELSKEKILELYLNNVYFGHGAYGVEMASRIYFGKSVHAITLPEAALLAGLIRAPNTYSPYNDLVKAKQRQETVLERMEKEELITPQERKRASSQPIHLSSLRISTENYNYFLEYVRKQLEEHFDIEKIYKGNLKVYTTLDPNAQRAAQRALQEGLRDVDKRIGWRGPIGKVSIKNNEEKEDKTAFSPAVGDIAKGVVISVSSNQAIVKARGIKGKLNLQDALWASKVVDSSGKAKVIKNFRLTDILQPGDIIMVKIKSIGKEIQFSLEQEPEIEGALVAVEPQTGYIRAMVGGYSFQRGEFNRAVYARRQPGSSFKPFVYATAIEKGFKPEDTILDEPISYRTGLKEWSPSNYDGEFWGEITLRRALAFSRNVPTVRLAEMLGVDSIINLARRAGINSEMPADLTLALGSLSVSPLELTSAFAVFANGGKRIKPIAIKYVTDNSGKILLQNEPELQEAVSSEVAYTITDMLKDVVTYGTGTRANIGRPVAGKTGTSNDFKDAWFIGYTPQLVTGVWVGYDDMRRSLGSGEAGGRVSAPIWAQFMKEALANKEVQDFTAPSTAQESKESSKNPESSKDSANQPINIMPR